CAGATCTGCTGATGAAGCTCCAACTAATTTTATAAGATGTGCGAATTGCGGAAACACTTGGAGAAGTTCAAATTAAAAAATTTAATAATAACTATTATTTAATATATTAGTATGGAGAATCTTCGAAAAACATTGAGGTCTATTGTTAAAGACCCCCGTCATTTTTTTAAACTATCAATTCAGGGTCTTCTTGTTGGAATATTTTCAGGATTAATGGTTTGTCTTTACAGGTTTCTTTTAGGAGCTTCTGAAAGTATTTTAAGAGATTTTTTACCTTTAATTAATAGTAATATATTTTACATTATTATGTGGTTTTCTTTACTTATTGTTTTAGCTTTAATTTTAGCATATCTGGTTAAGTGGGAACCAAATAGTGCAGGTAGTGGTATTCCTCATATTTATGCTGAGGTAAAAGGTCATATGGAAGTGAATTGGAAAAAGTCATTATTTGCTAAGATTGTTGAAGGTGTTGTGACTGTTTTAGGTGGTTTATCATTAGGTCCTGAGGGTCCATCTGTTCAAGTAGGAGGAATGGCTGGTAAAGGAATTTCAAAACTCTTTAACGGTTCTAAAACCGATGAGATTAGATTAATTTTAGTAGGTTCTGCAGTAGGTATTACAGCTGCATTTAATGCACCTTTGGCTGGTGTTGTTTTTATTCTTGAAGAAATTAATCATGGATTTGATAAAACATTAATTTTTATAGCTTTAATTGCAGCTATTGTTTCTGATTTTATTTCAAAAGTTATTTTTGGACAATCTACAATATTAAATTTTCCTGTATTGAATATTCCTCTTGGAGATTACTGGTTATTGCTTATTTTAGGAACTATTATCGGTTTACTTGGTTATTTATACAATGTAGGCATGATAAAATCAAGTGATTTATGGAATAAAATACCTGAATTTCCATTAGAAATAAAATTTATAATAGTGTTTTTGGTTTCCGGTGTTGTTGCACTTTATATTCCGGAGGTTCTTGATGGTGGACACTTTATGATGGATATACTTACAATAGCTGTTCCATCTTTAGGAGTTTTATTAGTTTTATTCATTGCAAAATATTTGTTTTCATTATTTTCATTTTCATCTGGTGCTCCAGGAGGTATATTTTTACCAATATTAGTCATTGGAGCCTATATTGGAGCTATTTTTGGAGCAGTTGCAATACCAGCATTAGGTCTTGAAAATGATTTGATTTATAAATTTATCATTATTTC
This genomic window from Methanobrevibacter oralis contains:
- a CDS encoding ClC family H(+)/Cl(-) exchange transporter → MENLRKTLRSIVKDPRHFFKLSIQGLLVGIFSGLMVCLYRFLLGASESILRDFLPLINSNIFYIIMWFSLLIVLALILAYLVKWEPNSAGSGIPHIYAEVKGHMEVNWKKSLFAKIVEGVVTVLGGLSLGPEGPSVQVGGMAGKGISKLFNGSKTDEIRLILVGSAVGITAAFNAPLAGVVFILEEINHGFDKTLIFIALIAAIVSDFISKVIFGQSTILNFPVLNIPLGDYWLLLILGTIIGLLGYLYNVGMIKSSDLWNKIPEFPLEIKFIIVFLVSGVVALYIPEVLDGGHFMMDILTIAVPSLGVLLVLFIAKYLFSLFSFSSGAPGGIFLPILVIGAYIGAIFGAVAIPALGLENDLIYKFIIISMAGFFTATVRSPITGIVLLSEMSGSTESLVAMIIVCLIAYVIPTLLNNEPIYETLFERLLIKENQEFVRQPSKHVLSEYVVPLDCDFINQEIHNIPFPKNAIVVSIIRDGSYIIARDDLKIKYGDQIHFLTDVNDYPYVHEEIEFLINKD